A single window of Carassius auratus strain Wakin chromosome 9, ASM336829v1, whole genome shotgun sequence DNA harbors:
- the cobll1b gene encoding cordon-bleu protein-like 1b isoform X2 — translation MDGDAHCRPPDRRRSSKNKAAPPPPVLKGLHAPLLSHKLPVCPHPAMEQKENLLEQDLTLTVVLPEGLEKTTVIHGSQPMMDLLVMLCAKYHLNPSGHTIELVTTNRNHVKFKPNALIGALEAEKILLKPKGMEDKSKKTGPQMPEATVRLVIDYKKTQKTILRVSPRVPLRELLPAICEKCEFDPQTTVLSRNVHSEDTLDLSGSLNDFGLREVYARDTKVISPVSPISPVSLPPSPTYSEVFHHGKEKIQKEKEKRRFSLFRKGSKKQSEQSTTVSAPASPVHRKQRPVSLSSFSAHSPITYDSNTMPSDMPKKRRAPLPPNMMSQSMPTDLGHQTAVQLEGNQNMAPLSRGSSTESSFKKSTKRKAPPPPTSSSAAPPDETTQDRGITEAALASPLEEIREQEEMNVRAEGQVAAVEEEEEEEDSSLNLSADISLDSGRAGTASPSQDAEILGSGMAGDGPSCDQSTDAEVAEAIVNGEIKLDQATSSHIPSEEIEPPTEKTEEVMKSGPVLEEVSVSATEKPASLFSELQTTECGIQTSHTDLQAQGTESILEDQAPKTIPNSVSVAHTETQTQMESQKPSTEPSSSCTEPSTAPSESSTGLKRDMATSTEELRLPEPPLPAIQPTKDLTSTPASKTNTVKHIVDAEPKPKPFNELTREYIPKAGMTTYTIVPQKSLEKLRFFEVELTLEPNAEYKPETKAVSNGTVAANGHQNVFAETSPCTSPIAAVSSPVEGTEFKKVPPKTRPKPASFRLPQHKRTPGDYVTSAVVRRASVGSNSSSSSCSSPVTRPKETASSPQSDVFPALDTFPPPPVQCEAEDTARASDAPATVDVPLPEAPKFPPASVLSRQKSLPTNPTPSLSLEKLRSFAAPKPYSPSSPSRFAQAVSSAVKRSQSLSHQPLGQLPHTHLLTKQRCITESPEPPASTVTDNGEGRTERSGEAPWQTAGHGGPAPSSTRDGGMGTCKIGNTQPSPGSEASLAPSDTLKGMSEVFHSVEE, via the exons ccAGCCCATGATGGACCTGCTGGTAATGCTTTGTGCAAAATACCACCTGAACCCGTCTGGCCACACCATAGAGCTCGTCACCACCAACAGAAACCATGTGAAGTTCAAACCCAACGCCCTCATCGGAGCGCTAGAGGCTGAGAAGATCCTGCTGAAACCTAAAGGCATGGAGGACAAAAGCAAAAAGACAGGACCCCAGATGCCTGAG GCAACCGTACGATTAGTAATCGACTACAAGAAAACCCAGAAAACCATTCTCCGGGTGAGTCCTCGGGTTCCTCTACGAGAACTGCTTCCGGCGATCTGCGAGAAATGTGAATTCGACCCGCAGACCACGGTTTTATCACGAAACGTCCACTCTGAAGACACTTTGGACCTGAGCGGCTCCCTCAATGATTTTGGCCTGAGGGAAGTGTATGCGAGAGACACCAAAG ttatCAGCCCTGTGAGTCCTATTAGTCCAGTAAGTCTGCCTCCATCTCCGACTTACTCAG AAGTATTTCATCACGGGAAAGAGAAAATCCagaaggagaaagaaaagagGCGATTCAGCTTATTTCGTAAAGGAAGTAAGAAGCAATCCGAACAG TCTACGACCGTGAGTGCACCAGCATCTCCAGTGCACAGGAAGCAGAGGCCGGTCAGCTTGAGTTCCTTCAGCGCGCATTCGCCCATTACATACGACTCCAACACCATGCCCTCCGACATGCCAAAGAAAAGACGAGCCCCGTTGCCGCCGAACATGATGTCACAGAGCATGCCTACAGACCTCGGTCATCAAACTGCTGTGCAACTCGAAGGCAACCAG AATATGGCCCCTTTGAGCCGGGGGTCCTCGACAGAGTCGTCCTTCAAGAAGTCCACCAAGCGGAAGGCCCCTCCGCCCCCCACCTCGAGCAGCGCAGCCCCTCCTGATGAAACCACACAGGACCGAGGCATCACAG AAGCGGCGTTGGCGTCTCCTCTGGAGGAGATCAGGGAACAGGAGGAGATGAACGTGAGAGCAGAAGGTCAGGTGGCCGctgtggaggaagaggaggaggaggaagacagCAGCCTCAACTTGTCTGCCGACATCTCTCTGGACTCGGGCCGCGCTGGGACGGCATCTCCCTCTCAGGATGCAGAGATTCTGGGAAGTGGGATGGCCGGAGACGGTCCGTCATGTGACCAGTCCACTGATGCAGA AGTTGCAGAAGCCATAGTGAATGGAGAGATTAAGTTGGACCAGGCCACAAGCTCTCATATCCCTTCAGAAGAGATAG agCCTCCAACGGAAAAAACAGAAGAGGTGATGAAAAGTGGCCCTGTTCTGGAGGAGGTTTCTGTGAGCGCCACAGAAAAGCCTGCATCTTTGTTCAGCGAGCTGCAAACCACTGAATGCGGCATCCAGACGTCGCATACGGATTTGCAAGCACAGGGCACCGAGTCCATCCTCGAAGACCAAGCGCCTAAAACCATCCCTAATTCGGTCAGCGTTGCTCACACCGAAACTCAAACGCAGATGGAGTCCCAGAAACCCTCTACGGAGCCATCGAGCTCATGCACTGAACCCTCCACCGCTCCATCGGAGTCCTCAACGGGCCTAAAAAGAGACATGGCCACTTCCACAGAAGAGCTGCGTCTTCCTGAACCACCGTTGCCTGCGATCCAACCAACTAAGGATCTTACGTCCACACCAGCCTctaaaacaaatactgtaaaGCATATCGTAGACGCAGAACCCAAACCCAAACCATTCAACGAGCTCACCCGCGAATACATTCCCAAAGCGGGCATGACCACCTACACCATCGTGCCTCAGAAGTCTCTCGAAAAGCTGCGTTTCTTTGAAGTAGAGTTAACTTTGGAGCCCAATGCAGAATACAAACCTGAAACAAAAGCGGTTTCCAATGGTACAGTCGCTGCTAACGGCCATCAGAACGTCTTTGCGGAAACTAGTCCTTGTACTTCTCCTATAGCTGCCGTTTCATCCCCTGTAGAAGGAACTGAATTCAAGAAAGTTCCACCGAAAACAAGACCCAAACCAGCTTCTTTCCGCCTGCCGCAGCACAAACGAACACCCGGGGATTATGTGACCTCGGCGGTCGTTCGCCGAGCGAGTGTGGGCAGtaatagcagcagcagcagttgtAGCAGTCCTGTGACCCGGCCCAAAGAAACCGCGAGCAGCCCGCAATCAGATGTGTTTCCTGCACTGGACACCTTCCCTCCTCCACCGGTGCAGTGTGAAGCTGAGGACACCGCTAGAGCCAGTGATGCGCCTGCAACGGTGGATGTGCCTCTACCCGAAGCTCCCAAATTCCCACCGGCATCTGTATTGTCCCGTCAGAAGAGTCTTCCCACAAACCCCACACCTTCGCTGAGTCTAGAGAAGCTGAGAAGCTTCGCCGCTCCCAAACCGTACTCGCCCTCTTCGCCCTCTCGTTTCGCTCAGGCCGTGTCTTCTGCAGTGAAGAGGTCACAGTCGCTTTCCCATCAACCCCTGGGGCAGTTACCACACACACATCTTCTCACAAAACAGAGATGCATTACAGAGTCCCCTGAGCCGCCGGCCAGCACT GTGACAGACAATGGAGAAGGACGCACAGAGAGATCCGGAGAGGCCCCATGGCAAACAGCAGGCCACGGCGGCCCAGCGCCGAGCTCCACCCGAGACGGAGGCATGGGAACATGTAAGATTGGAAATACTCAACCGTCACCA GGGTCTGAAGCATCTTTAGCGCCGTCTGACACATTGAAGGGAATGTCTGAAGTCTTTCATTCAGTGGAAGAATGA